The sequence ttcatagataattgttggacttttatcgcgttctagtccacaagaatcagtaatgatttgtgtcattgatctcaaccaaaaacattcccgagtagcttcatgtaatgcaatcacttcggcatgatttgatgatgtagcaacaagtgtttgtttttgagaacgtcatgatattgcagtacctccatttaggaatacatatccagtttgagatttagctttatgtggatcagataaataacctgcatcagcataaccaaccaaatcttgttttgattcgttaggataaaataatcctaaatcagtagttcctcgaaggtatcgaaatatgtgtttgatctcattccagtgtcttttggtaggagcagagctgaaccttgccaacaaattaactgcaaaagaaatgtcaggtcttgtacaatttgtaagatacataagagctccaattgcactaagatatggtacttctggtccaagaatatcttcataatcttcacatggacgaaatggatcagtttcaacattgagtgatctaacaaccataggagtacttaatggttttgccttgtccatattgaaacgtttcagaatcttttcagtatatgttgtttgatgtacaagtaaaccattaggcatatgctcaatttgtaaaccaaggcaatacttggttttttcgagatctttcatttcaaattctttctttagaagttgaatggcttcatggatctctttatttgtacctatgatgttaagatcatcaacataaacaactatgatcacatatccggatgttgttttcttaatgaaaacacaaggacaagtaaggttatttgtataccctttgcttatcaagtaatcacttaatcggttataccacatacgtcccgattgttttaacccatataaagatctttgtaatttaatcgaatacatttctttgggttttgcatttgatgcttctggtaccttaaatccttcaggtatcttcatatatatatcactatcaagtgatccatatagataagcagtcacaacatccatgagatgcatttctaaatttttagaaactgccaggctgattaagtatctaaaagtaattgcatccataacaggggaataagtttcttcataatcaattcccggtctttgagaaaaaccttgagctacaagtctagctttataccttgtaacttcatttttctcatttctttttcggacaaaaatccatctgtatcctacaggtttcacatctttaggagtgagaatgatggatccgaaaacttttcttttattgagtgattctaattcagctcgtattgcttctttccattgagcccaatcatgtctattttgacattcaaccatagatgttggttctagatcatcatcattattcatgatgtcatatgcaacattaaatgaaaatttctcatcaagatttttcatttcatttcggttccataatatttttgaatgtgcataattgattgcaatttctgtattgacatcatcaatctcctctgcagtaggagtactgatttgtggttcttcttgaacactttcttttaccttattatcagctgattttctttttcgaggatttttatctttggaaccaactggtctcccacgtttcagatgtggcatagattcttgagtgactacattatcagttttccgatttggaatctcaactcgagctggagtattaactgccGGTATATATAATTTaatcaccctttttgtatctgtgaatgcatcaggcaattgatttgcaagttcttgtatatgcattatcttttgaacttctatctcgcattcttttgtgcgaggatcaagatactttaattgaggttcacaccatgaaacatcattttctttattttttatttctccccctaatctaggaaacaatgtttcattaaaatgacaatcagcaaaacgtgctgtaaaaacatcacctcataggttcaatataccttatgattgaagatgtttcatatccaacatatattcccaacatcctttgaggacccatttttgtacgttgtggtggcgcaattggaacatatactgcacaaccaaatgttctaaggtggaaaatatttggctcttgaccaaaagcaagttgtagggggaaatatttatgacttgcacttggtctgatgcgaatcaatgcagcagcatgtaaaattgcatgaccccatatagatacagggagttttgttctcattatcaatggtctagcgattaactgtaaacgtttaatcagtgactcggctaaaccattttgtgtatgcacatgagcaacagaatgttcaataacaattcctatagacatgcaatagtcattaaatgcttgagatgtaaactcaccagcattatcaagtctcacctttttaatgatgtaatcaggaaaatgtgctctcaatttaataatttcggcaaaaaattttgcaaatgccacattacggcttgataacagacaaacatgagaccatctactagatgcgtctattaggaccatgaaatatctaaatggtccacatggtggatgaattggtccacaaatatcaccttgaattctttcaagaaacattggtgattctttctcaaccttaagtggtgagggtctagttatcaattttccaagagagcaagatatacatggaaccattgtatcatgaaggatttttctatccttcagtggatgtccatgtgtacattcaataattcttttcatcattgttgatcctggatggcccaatctgttatgccataaattaaatacaccagaatcaatatacttttctttaatcaccatatgtgcttctggtacatttatatgtgtataatgtaatccagaattaagtcttggcagtttttcaatcacgtgattcttgttagtgatacttaaatatttctcattttttgccgttactgactgataatcatatccattaaggtatatgtcagaaaaactcaataaatttctgcttgacttaggagagaataaggcattattaattaaaaatgttgtaccgtttggtaatatgaattttgcctttcctatcccttctatcaagttagcagcacctgatattgtatgtatagttccttccgttggtttcaaatcaatgaaatatttttcagatttaagtatagtgtgtgtagtaccactatctgctatacagagatctcgactacttgattgatgttgtgttccagcataattcatattaaacttcatatataagaaacaaacagtaagtatataaatgttacacaaaatgtttattacacacaaatagataaaactgaaacattgGACATACATAGAATggaaacatcaaacatagaactggaacatttgataaaacatatagaactgaaacatttgagaaaaacatgatgacaaaggttaaatcgttttatttataaaagaaacatattaatttaattcaagaaatcttcatataaatcagatggttgctcagtgactgttggatcaatattatccacaaaatttacttccttttctttacctttcagcgaatcctgatacatcttaacaagatgtttagatgttcggcaagtattagcccagtggcccattctaccacatctgtaacaagattcttcagaatttttagaagaattttcttcaacatcttgtttagtgggcttgttttgtggttgatatttatattttcgtagattattatttctttgaccaccacggccacgaccacggccacgtccacgcccattcccattaccataaggatggtttctaccatagttatggcttttggcatgatgatggcgatggttattataaccacgaccttgcccgcgtccttgtccctgtttataattatttgcagtatttgcttcagggattgcaagtgtaccagtaggacgggattgctgatttttcattaatagctcatcattttgctctgcaaccaagagatatgaattaagttcaggatatgtgttgaactttagcattctcaaatttctttgcactgtgatgttggcagcattcattgtggagaaagttttctccaacatgtctgcatcacttatttcatgtccacagaatttaagttgtgagactgtattatacagagctgagctgtattcatttacttttttaaagtcttggaaccttaatgttctccattgatccatagcagctggaagtaaaatttctctttgattattgaatctgcttttgagaccttcccataaaacatgaggatcttctacagtcacataattattttgtaagcattcatcaatatgttgatgaataaagcaacatgccgttgcttgttctttttcagaacaagtgttgttttcatttatggtttcaagaatgcccattgatttaagatgcatttttacttttataacccatggcatgtagttgtttcccgttgattctaaaggagtaaatttaagcttttctagattcgacattttctattatcaaaaattaaaacaaacaacatgataaattagagtcaatttatattcataagtatataaacattaaacataaatttaatataacataaatgataagtaggtgatagtgtcgaccatataaatgttagataatagaaatataaatgttagtaacataaatgataattaggcgacagtgtcgaccatatattattcaggtggtataaccgaccatatatcatttaggtggcagagccaaccataattagtattaagattatcgtgctgataacgtgttataattcagtaggcttataactacctttagtggtttgattcttgatgttataattcagtaggcttgtaactacctttagtggtttgattcttgattaagaatgctaataatgaagtgtaagaacaaagatgataatagagagaaagaaagaaacactttgtaagtgtgagaaaatagtgcaagtttaatgcttgcattcatggctatttatagcaaaaatatcacaagtttaggtaatacaataatattacttttgtgtatcaataattgactatccatttatatatatatttatatattataacagtaGTATGCTTATATTTGTTGTAGTAATATGATTATGTATCTTTTATATGGTTTAGGATGAAGACGTTTACACATTTTTTGAGCCTGAGCCGCCAACCCCTGTCAGATCAAGCATATCAAGTCCAGTTAGTGGATCATCGTTAGATAGAACTGGGTCTGGGGGACTATGCCTGAAAAAAGCTCATCCATTTTCAGCTTCCGACATTAACGACGCTTTTGTTAGCAACGGAGATATTGAGAACGGGACAGATAGCACGCCATCAATACTGGATCTCAATAGTAACCATTATTTCTCTTGTGCAGTAAAAAAGAAGCGGTCAAGTGCCAGGTATCTCTTAAGTTCATCGACTGATGTTGTCTCACTACTGAAAAAAATGGCTAACATATTTCCCGAAACATAGTCTTGGTAATGGATTTTTGGGTACATATTGTACATAATGATTTTTTATAACTAGTGTGTGACGCGTCTGTAACTTATAATACGATGCTTACAAACGGGACCATTAATAAAGGCGCTTTTGCGGTATCCCTGTGTCGTGAGTGACAGCATTGACTCATCAAAGTTTTGTAAAGTAGTTGATAAAGATGTTTAGCTTCTCCGATATGATCTGCATACGCGTTATGGAACTAATGACCCGCTttgatttattactattattatattatttaatacatgtactactattatatataaatagaaaCAGATACACAGATACACAGACACACAACATAAATAGCAACATATGCATAAATAATTTCATCAACTATTAATCATCTAAATGTATACATGGTTTGCCATTCAGGCATAGGTGTTTTACAGTAAATAAGTATAAACTACCACTTCAAACCAACATATGTACATAGGTTTACCAAATCAACCCATATGTAAATGGGTAGAAATCAACACCTCTATATGGCCTAGCTAAAGGAATAAATGGCGTACCGTGGTGCAAGGAACGGAATAGATGAGCTACTAAGTTATTAAAGGCGGTTACATTCATTTTACTCAACATATCTTTTAACCCTCACTCGTTCACCCTTAAAATGGATGTATTTCCATTCACTCAGATACTTTTTTAGAACTAGTTGTTGTTTCTCAATATCACTGAGCTTTTGAAAAGCACATGCGACTTTTTTTGTGGTGTCCTCGTCAGGTTTTACACCTAGTTCCTCCATGTCTGCAAAAACCTGATTATTTCCAAGATTATAGTTTACTGCTTTATACAGCAGAATATAGATGATAATAAAGATGACAAAATGGACATTAATTGGTCAAAACAGGTGAATTCCCTGTATGGGTGCGTCTCGAGCCGACCTTCATTTCATTCATTTTCTTGAGCTTTACAAATAACTAATGATTTTCTAGAGGTGTTATGAACTGTGACAACAATCTTAAGGACGTCTTTTTTACCAGTTCAATAATTTTTCTATTTTACCAAAAGTTTTCAAAATTCATCCATTAGAGACACAGATTGCAAGTACTATTATAAATGGTTGCGAGAGGAATAAATAGATGAAGATACCTCGATTATGTCATTAGGCATGTCATGATGAGCATAGATGGATATCATTCGTGAAAACAACCTTTTTGAGATGGATCTATCATGTGTATGCAAAATCATGTTCCAAAATGATCGTGCTTCATCGACCCGTTGGTCCATATCAAATGCTAGTAGCAGGGTGTCAAATGTTCCCATTGTCATTCCTTGACCTTTAGTGAACATCCATTTTGCCACCTGAAAAAATTTTAGAAACAATAAATAAATTACTCcttttgttacttatttacttactgatgatgattcttgaaaagtacattaatagataaatatatatgaaatctagAATCTGTAATGGAGTATATCGTATTTAAAAAATGAGCACTATATCATAAAACATACTGGAccaagtaaataaaaaaaaaaagatacttTTAAAAAACTCCAATTGATACAGTTTCAAACTAAAATTACTCAATCACATTTAGATAAAGTTTCGTACTTGAATTACACGTTTCCATTGTTTTTTCTGCTTTAGGATATTAAGAGCCTTGGCTACTGCTATTACTGGGAATTCGGACTCCCATGCTGTCCATTTATCGAGTTCTCCATAAACAGCTTCTTTCTCGTTTGGTAATCCACAAACCTATGAGTTAACAATTTCATTTAACAAATGAACCTTCAATTGCCTAAAATCCCAAAAAAAATTCCCTTAAGAAAAACAAATAAAAGTAAATGTAGCATCTGGCCCCGCCCATAGGGGTCAATCTCGGATATATAATTTTCTCTAGGTCAGATTTGAAAAATTATAAACAAATAGCTAAAAGGAATTGAGGGCAAATAGGGATTGGTTTCGAAGGCGCCAAAAGTAAATACATAAAACCACCTAAATCATGTTGCTACATATTGTTGTTATAATATATTGAAACATTTGAACCATCTACATAAGCCAAAAAGGGAGAGACAATAAGGTGTTTAATCAGCCCAACCCTATCCTGACTCATAGCAGTAAGGATTGAACAAGAAATCATTACAAACCAGCTAAAAAGCAGTAAACCGTACGGGTAAAATATGTAACTCATTAACAGTGCACTTACAATTCGAACAAGATTAAGTGCCTTTTGGCCTGATGCAGCAGAATCTCTTCGTTTCCATAAGTGATGTTCGGTCTTGCTTGGTCTTTTAATTTTCCTGTAATATATGTTAAAGAAATCCATAACTTCTAGAAAAAACCGTGTAGAAACAAACACACATAAGACCTATTGCAAATTTAGATCCATTTCTTATCTGTCCAATCTCAAATGAGCCTTCTAAATTACGGTTACCCAAATTAACATTGACTTGTTAGTTTGTTAACCTCAAATCAAATATCATATTTTGTTTGGTGGTTTTATTTAGATGTTTAAGATACAGTAAAACTGGAATTATATAATCTCTTATATATGTAACCTAACTACTGTACTAATTGAGTGAATCATATCAATGACAATCAACATTGCACCATTTGTAcaaatattctcaatatttatTAAAGATCAAAATTAGAGTAAGGTTAAGGGACTGTTCTGGACCTCATGTTGTGTTCATACGAAACTTTTACAAGAATTGTTTAACCGCACGAGGAGTTTGGGGAAACTGAACcactgatttgagaaatcattggTCTAAAACTATTTGAAAATGAATGAAAAATATGAAAAGTATACAATTTGTTGAGAAACGAGCTTAATATTTATGCGTAAGGCTTAAGCTTAAAGCACCAATAAGCccaaaaaacttatgttttaagcTTAATCAATCATTGAAAAGCTTACAAGTCCATAAATTTAAGCTTATCCAAGCTTATAAGTCCATAAATTTAAGCTTATACACACACTATAATGATTAGCTTACCCATTCACAGTATCTAACTTGATGACTTGTCTTTGAGAACTTTGATTGACAGTTGTCTGTAACAAACATTGTTTCCCTTTAGaaatacacaagctagcaattgtaTTTATAATATTGCTTTTTATTTATGGATTTATCTATTTTGCAGCCCTTAGGGCTATGAATAAGAAACTAACATTCATGTGGTGGTTGTTAATTGACGGCAAAAAACCAACTTTATTGTTAGAATTCACAATTTAGCAAGTTATCTTTTTGATGGTTTATTGCTGCAAAAAGATAAACCCTCTATTTAGTTGATAAAATCAAAATTAACAACAGAAACAGAATAACCTTGTTATAATTTTTATGTGTAGAGGAAGAATTAAGTAATGGGGTTAGGGTTTGTATTCCACTGATGCAACCACAACCTGCAATCTAACAGCACCCAGAaacaaatttaaaagatgaaacatGATAATAATTAGAGAAAGATTAAACAAAAGGGGTTTATTGCTTTGTTACCTTGGATGATGAAGGTGGAAGTAACATCTGAATTGTGAGCATCAGTTAATCGATTATAATCTTCTTTCTTGAAGTTGGCAAGAACTGCTATTGCGATGATCGGTCCATATTTGACAGGATTTAATTACGTGAAATTAATAAAAGGAGATACCTTCATATGGTTTTGTGTTTTACATGTAATATCTAAAGATATTGGTGCGAAACGTGGTAGAAAACAGCGGTTAAAAATGGATTGCGGGCAAAAATGAAGAGATCGAAAAGTAACCCAGAAATTAAcgctggcgtaaaatacgccagttGGGGCGTAAAATACGCCATATCTCAGGTCCGTTCAGAGCAAAAGTCACTTTCTGGCGTAAAAATACGCCCGAGCTGGAATTAcactggcgtaaaatacgccaggaTTGGCGTAAAATACACCAGTACAAAAAAGCTGAAACCGGGAAATTCGAATTTTAGCTTTATGATCAAGTTATCCAATCCCTATATAAAGGGAGCATTAGGGTTACGAAAACACAACTTTTTCCATCAGTTTTTGCATCAGAGATCACTCCCAAATACATCAAAACACTCCAAAATCATCATTGCTCAAGGATTCAAGCTAGGATTAAAGTGTTGTTCATCATGCAATCTTCAAGAATTTTCATGATCATCATCAAcaacatgcttggctagtcttcttaactttatcctttccattaacaattaaaatatgtatgatttcattcaagattatgtgGTTTGTGATGTTTTAATACTTATGGATTATGATATTGTGAACCAAATCAGTTGTTGATTAATGCAAGTTCTATGTTTTGTTATTGCAAGttaaattattgtgatttaacagtgtgttcttgatccaacttagtgttaattagattagggataaagacacAGTGTCTAGGTTACATAGTTTAATCCCAAGATAATAGAAGTAATGAATttaagaagtcttgtctatgagatttgatcaccATTTGGTAAACATAACa comes from Rutidosis leptorrhynchoides isolate AG116_Rl617_1_P2 chromosome 4, CSIRO_AGI_Rlap_v1, whole genome shotgun sequence and encodes:
- the LOC139843874 gene encoding pentatricopeptide repeat-containing protein At4g18975, chloroplastic, producing MLTIQMLLPPSSSKIAGCGCISGIQTLTPLLNSSSTHKNYNKTTVNQSSQRQVIKLDTVNGKIKRPSKTEHHLWKRRDSAASGQKALNLVRIVCGLPNEKEAVYGELDKWTAWESEFPVIAVAKALNILKQKKQWKRVIQVAKWMFTKGQGMTMGTFDTLLLAFDMDQRVDEARSFWNMILHTHDRSISKRLFSRMISIYAHHDMPNDIIEVFADMEELGVKPDEDTTKKVACAFQKLSDIEKQQLVLKKYLSEWKYIHFKGERVRVKRYVE